A genome region from Perca fluviatilis chromosome 20, GENO_Pfluv_1.0, whole genome shotgun sequence includes the following:
- the LOC120549319 gene encoding high choriolytic enzyme 1-like, which yields MSPSASLLLLLLLLGLSQALPLPDTVDITTGILTSNKGSDEILLEGDLLVPRTRNALICPNQNCFWKKNSSGLVPVPYTVSSEYTRSEKRLIVNALQGFHSTTCIRFVPRNNETDYISVENKAGCFSFLGKVGGVQVLSLQRPGCVYYGIIQHEFNHALGFRHEQTRSDRDNYVRINWANIKPQEAYNFDKQVTNNLNTPYDYTSIMEYARTAFSINGQDTITPIPYHNVQIGQSWGLSYWDIIRIKRLYSC from the coding sequence ATGAGTCCCTCTGccagcctgctgctgctgctgctgctgctcggcCTCTCTCAGGCCCTTCCTCTTCCAGACACCGTCGACATCACCACCGGGATTCTCACCTCCAACAAGGGCAGCGATGAGATCCTGCTGGAAGGAGACCTGCTGGTTCCCAGAACCAGAAACGCCCTCATATGCCCTAACCAGAACTGCTTCTGGAAGAAAAACTCCAGCGGCCTGGTGCCGGTCCCCTACACCGTGAGCAGTGAGTACACCAGATCAGAGAAGCGGCTGATTGTCAACGCCTTGCAGGGCTTCCACAGCACAACCTGTATCCGCTTCGTGCCCCGTAACAACGAGACCGACTACATCAGCGTGGAGAACAAAGCAGGATGTTTCTCCTTTCTGGGCAAAGTGGGAGGCGTTCAGGTTCTCTCTCTGCAGAGGCCGGGCTGCGTCTACTACGGCATCATCCAGCACGAGTTCAACCACGCTCTGGGCTTCCGGCACGAACAGACCAGGAGCGATCGCGACAACTACGTCAGGATCAATTGGGCCAACATCAAGCCTCAGGAGGCCTACAACTTCGACAAGCAGGTCACCAACAACCTGAACACTCCCTACGACTACACCTCCATCATGGAATATGCAAGAACAGCCTTCTCCATCAACGGGCAGGACACCATCACCCCCATCCCATACCATAACGTCCAGATCGGCCAGAGTTGGGGCTTGTCCTACTGGGACATCATAAGGATAAAAAGGCTCTACAGCTgctaa